In Pleurocapsa sp. PCC 7319, the following are encoded in one genomic region:
- a CDS encoding filamentous hemagglutinin N-terminal domain-containing protein: MKKKLSLLLFLVSCIIIPGILLKPATAQVTPDGTTSTTVNADGNDLTIQDGDRAGNNLFHSFQDFSVPNGGEAFFDNDANIANILSRVTGGNISNIDGLIRANGSANLFLINPAGIIFGQDARLDLGGSFYGSSASSILFEDGIEFSATDSENPPLLTINAPLGLGLEDNPGQIINRSLGQNSNQEVVGLEVAPGNNLALIGGNINFETGLATARGGNIKLGGLSEAGTVDINPDGSLSFPDGVTKADVNLSNFSVVNATGTGGGSVSVNAGNLNLAAGEFGSSFIIAGIRAESISAEAQAGDVTIDVAEKITLNDSFITNQVDSGGVGNSGRIVINTGSIEAINGGQVDASTFGRGDAGIVALTATGDITFDGEDLEGFQSGATSTVTSGAEGNAGGVTIRTNNLTLRAGGRVDASTFGRGNAGSVNITATGDITFDGEDSEGIPSGATSQVTSGAVGNAGGVTIRTNNLTLSAGGRADASTFGRGNAGTVALTATGDITFDGEDSEGIPSGATSQVNLDAVGNAGGVTIRTNNLTLSAGGRVDASTFGRGNAGTVALTATGDITFDGEDSDGTPSGAISVVTPDAEGNAGGVTIDAANLTLTNGGQVNASTSGQGDAGSVDITATGDLIFDGEDLDGTPSGVFGAVDQDAVGDAGGVTINTANLTLTNGGQVNTSTFGEGNSENVEIRAQNTIAIDGDASGVFSAVGEGVVGNAGDVTIDAANLELSAGGLIATFTVGAGNAGDVTIDAANLELSAGGLIATTTLGAGDAGDLTVNATESIFINGLNAEGDVSSGLYANALINDGNGGNVNVITNQLTINDGGTIDVGNFDNLVVISQLTVDDSGTIDVGNLDDSNASPAGTGEPGTINIEVNSINLSNRASIVAATQAETTSNSANINLQVADRITLEDNSLISAQAFENADGGNLTIDTDFLVAFPSEGNGNDLIASAEQGDGGNIDITAEFLLGIEERPLDPVTNDINASSEFGLDGTIGINQLDVNPVEALEELPMSVIDVVGLVAQNLCQQGKGSEFIVTGKGGVAPNPSQVRDGEVTAVDLVAPATGEESEQVETVKEAESNREIEEEKEIIEAQGWIINDRGNVELVAQKTDVNGSLPQPQDDRVCSK, translated from the coding sequence ATGAAAAAGAAATTATCTCTATTACTATTTTTGGTTAGCTGCATTATCATTCCTGGAATTTTATTAAAACCAGCTACAGCACAAGTAACACCAGACGGCACTACCAGCACTACAGTTAATGCCGATGGGAATGATTTGACGATCCAAGATGGCGATCGCGCAGGAAATAATTTATTTCATAGTTTCCAAGATTTTTCTGTACCTAATGGCGGTGAGGCATTTTTTGATAACGATGCCAATATAGCCAATATTTTGTCTAGAGTCACAGGGGGAAATATCTCCAATATCGATGGTTTGATTCGGGCAAATGGTAGTGCTAATTTATTTTTAATTAATCCTGCGGGAATTATCTTTGGGCAAGATGCAAGATTAGATCTTGGTGGTTCGTTTTATGGCAGCAGTGCTAGCAGTATTCTGTTTGAAGATGGGATTGAATTTAGTGCTACCGATTCAGAAAATCCACCTTTATTAACTATTAATGCGCCTCTAGGATTAGGTTTAGAAGATAATCCAGGGCAAATAATCAACCGTTCCTTAGGGCAAAATAGCAATCAAGAAGTTGTCGGTTTAGAAGTTGCTCCAGGAAATAATCTGGCTTTGATTGGCGGTAATATTAACTTTGAGACGGGTTTAGCTACTGCACGAGGAGGCAATATTAAATTAGGGGGATTATCTGAAGCAGGGACAGTAGATATTAATCCCGATGGTAGTTTAAGTTTTCCTGATGGAGTAACCAAAGCAGATGTTAACTTGAGCAATTTTTCCGTTGTAAATGCCACGGGAACAGGGGGAGGAAGTGTTAGCGTTAATGCTGGTAACTTAAATTTAGCAGCAGGAGAATTCGGTAGTAGTTTCATTATCGCAGGAATTAGAGCTGAATCGATATCTGCCGAGGCACAAGCAGGAGATGTGACTATCGATGTGGCTGAAAAGATAACTCTCAATGATAGTTTTATTACAAATCAAGTTGACTCTGGTGGAGTGGGTAATTCAGGCAGGATCGTGATTAATACTGGTTCAATTGAAGCAATCAATGGAGGACAAGTTGATGCTAGTACTTTTGGTCGAGGTGATGCCGGAATTGTCGCTCTTACTGCTACAGGAGACATTACTTTTGATGGTGAAGATTTAGAAGGTTTCCAGAGTGGTGCTACTAGTACGGTTACTTCAGGTGCAGAAGGAAATGCAGGGGGGGTGACTATCAGGACAAACAATCTGACTCTAAGGGCAGGGGGAAGAGTTGATGCTAGTACTTTTGGTCGAGGAAATGCCGGTTCGGTCAATATTACCGCTACTGGAGACATTACTTTTGATGGTGAAGATTCAGAAGGTATTCCTAGTGGTGCTACTAGTCAGGTTACTTCAGGTGCAGTAGGAAATGCAGGAGGTGTGACTATCAGGACAAACAATCTGACTCTGAGCGCAGGGGGAAGAGCTGATGCTAGTACTTTTGGTCGAGGGAATGCCGGAACTGTCGCTCTTACTGCCACAGGAGATATTACTTTTGATGGTGAAGATTCAGAAGGTATTCCTAGTGGCGCTACTAGTCAGGTTAATTTAGATGCAGTAGGAAATGCAGGAGGTGTGACTATCAGGACAAACAATCTGACTCTGAGCGCAGGGGGAAGAGTTGATGCTAGTACTTTTGGTCGAGGGAATGCCGGAACTGTCGCTCTTACTGCCACAGGAGATATTACTTTTGATGGTGAAGATTCAGACGGTACTCCTAGTGGTGCTATTAGTGTGGTTACTCCAGATGCAGAAGGAAATGCAGGAGGTGTGACCATCGATGCTGCTAATCTGACTCTCACTAATGGGGGACAAGTCAATGCTAGTACGAGTGGTCAAGGTGATGCCGGTTCGGTCGATATTACCGCTACAGGAGATCTTATTTTTGATGGTGAAGATTTAGACGGTACTCCTAGTGGTGTTTTCGGTGCGGTTGATCAAGATGCAGTAGGGGATGCAGGAGGTGTAACAATCAATACTGCTAATTTGACTCTCACCAATGGGGGACAAGTCAATACTAGTACTTTTGGTGAGGGAAATAGTGAGAATGTGGAGATTAGAGCCCAAAATACCATCGCCATTGATGGTGATGCTAGTGGTGTTTTCAGTGCGGTTGGTGAAGGTGTAGTAGGAAATGCAGGAGATGTGACCATTGATGCTGCTAACCTGGAGCTGAGCGCAGGAGGGTTAATTGCTACTTTCACAGTTGGTGCGGGAAATGCAGGAGATGTGACCATTGATGCTGCTAACCTGGAGCTGAGCGCAGGAGGGTTAATTGCTACTACTACACTTGGTGCAGGAGATGCGGGGGATTTAACTGTTAATGCTACTGAATCGATCTTCATCAATGGTCTAAATGCAGAAGGAGATGTTAGTAGTGGGTTATATGCTAATGCACTAATCAATGACGGTAATGGAGGCAATGTCAATGTTATTACCAACCAACTGACTATTAATGATGGTGGAACTATTGACGTTGGCAATTTTGATAATTTGGTTGTTATCAGCCAACTAACTGTTGATGATAGTGGAACTATTGACGTTGGTAACTTGGATGATTCGAATGCTTCTCCAGCAGGTACAGGAGAACCAGGAACTATTAATATTGAAGTTAATTCGATTAATCTGAGTAATCGAGCTAGCATTGTAGCTGCTACTCAAGCTGAAACTACTAGTAATAGTGCCAATATTAATCTCCAAGTTGCCGATCGCATCACTCTAGAGGATAACAGTTTGATCTCCGCTCAAGCTTTCGAAAATGCCGATGGCGGTAACTTAACTATTGATACTGATTTTCTAGTTGCTTTCCCTAGTGAGGGTAATGGTAATGACCTGATTGCATCGGCAGAACAAGGAGATGGTGGCAATATTGATATTACTGCTGAGTTTTTATTGGGTATTGAAGAACGTCCTCTCGATCCTGTTACCAATGATATTAATGCCTCTTCCGAATTTGGCTTAGATGGAACAATAGGCATCAATCAACTAGATGTTAATCCCGTCGAGGCATTAGAAGAGTTACCTATGTCTGTGATCGATGTGGTGGGATTAGTAGCACAAAATCTCTGTCAGCAAGGGAAAGGAAGCGAATTTATTGTCACAGGTAAAGGTGGTGTAGCGCCAAATCCAAGTCAAGTAAGAGATGGGGAAGTAACTGCTGTAGATTTAGTGGCACCGGCGACTGGGGAAGAATCAGAGCAAGTCGAGACAGTGAAGGAAGCCGAGTCAAATAGAGAAATAGAAGAAGAAAAAGAAATTATTGAGGCTCAGGGATGGATAATTAACGATCGCGGCAATGTGGAGTTGGTGGCACAGAAAACTGATGTGAATGGTTCTCTACCACAGCCACAAGATGACAGAGTTTGCAGCAAATGA
- a CDS encoding S-layer family protein, which yields MKKRLSLLLFLVGCIIIPGILVKSATAQVTPDGTTSTTVDANGNNLTIQNGDRAGNNLFHSFQDFSVPTDGEAFFDNATDIANILSRVTGGNISNIDGLIRANGSANLFLINPAGIIFGENASLNVGGSFYGSSASSILFEDGEFSAVDNIEQPILTINAPIGLGFRDEPGEIVNRSRVENSSGLLTGLEISSGNNLAFVGGDIRFESGNATARGGNIYLGGLAEAGIVNLNQDGSLSFPDDLNQANITLTNAADVDVQGAGGGNITIDANNLSLAAGELGISMIRGGISSNSTNPQAQAGDITINVAENISLDDSNIRNRVEPEGIGNAGNITITTDSLELIDGGSFSASTFGQGNGGAVNVTATGNITATGEGSDGISSGIFSAVATDATGNSGGITISTTNLNLTAGSVVNASTFGQGNAGDITIDTGTLTLSNGGEINSDTSGQGNAGLINIIASDTIIIDGVDSEGDDSDVTSEVNSEGVGDAGDITIDTGTLILSNGGEIETDTSGEGNAGDIIIDTGTLTLSNGGELNSDTSGQGNAGSINITARDTITIDGVDSGGDDSDVTSEVNSEGVGDAGDITIDTGTLILSNGGGIETDTSGEGNAGSINITATGDLTIDGEDSEGIPSGATSLVDTGGVGDAGGVTISTTNLNLTNGGRVSASTFGQGDAGNVTIDATESIFISGAIEGSRSGISANALINNGNGGNVNVFTEQLTIANGGTIEASNFDNIGERTPGTGEPGNILIEANNLDLVDTARIEAATQAEIGNSANINLQVDDTITLEDSSFISAQAFNNANGGNLTIDTNFLVAFPDGNNDIIANAQQGNGGNINITAESLFGIAERPLNPNTNDINASSEFGLDGSISIFTPDINAIQTDLVLPNNLVESEETVAQACQNDRISGKSSGLTIQGKGGIPPQPTEPIDSEAILVQGKITTSKPPVQAPDIPPLGSNMGNILPARGIIKTEDGQIILTAYSTDQLDTRTPHISPNCR from the coding sequence ATGAAAAAGAGATTATCTCTATTACTATTTTTGGTTGGCTGCATTATCATTCCTGGAATTTTGGTCAAATCAGCTACAGCACAAGTAACCCCAGACGGCACTACCAGCACTACAGTTGATGCCAATGGGAATAATTTGACAATCCAAAATGGCGATCGCGCAGGAAATAATTTATTTCATAGTTTTCAAGACTTTTCTGTACCTACTGACGGAGAGGCATTTTTTGACAACGCTACCGATATAGCCAATATTTTGTCGAGAGTCACAGGGGGAAATATCTCCAATATCGATGGTTTGATTCGGGCAAATGGTAGTGCTAATTTATTTCTGATTAATCCTGCGGGAATTATTTTTGGTGAGAATGCCAGTTTAAATGTTGGTGGTTCGTTTTATGGCAGCAGTGCTAGCAGTATTCTGTTTGAGGATGGGGAATTTAGTGCGGTAGATAATATCGAGCAGCCAATACTGACGATTAATGCACCCATTGGGTTGGGTTTTCGGGATGAACCAGGAGAGATTGTTAATCGTTCGCGAGTCGAAAACAGTTCTGGATTATTAACAGGTTTAGAAATTAGTTCGGGGAATAATCTGGCATTTGTTGGGGGAGATATTAGGTTTGAGTCGGGGAACGCTACTGCTAGGGGTGGAAATATTTATCTTGGCGGATTAGCCGAAGCAGGAATAGTTAATCTAAATCAGGATGGCAGTTTGAGTTTTCCAGACGACTTAAATCAGGCAAATATTACTCTGACTAATGCTGCGGATGTCGATGTTCAAGGTGCGGGAGGAGGAAATATTACCATTGATGCGAATAATCTCAGTTTAGCAGCAGGAGAATTGGGCATAAGCATGATTCGGGGAGGAATAAGCTCTAATTCCACCAATCCTCAAGCCCAGGCGGGAGATATTACGATTAACGTTGCTGAAAATATTAGCCTTGATGATAGTAACATTAGAAATCGAGTCGAGCCTGAAGGAATAGGTAATGCGGGGAATATTACTATTACTACTGATTCTTTGGAATTAATCGATGGCGGTTCCTTTAGTGCTAGTACCTTTGGTCAAGGTAATGGAGGGGCAGTTAATGTTACCGCCACAGGAAATATTACCGCTACGGGGGAAGGTTCAGACGGTATTTCTAGTGGCATTTTTAGTGCTGTTGCTACAGATGCAACAGGAAATTCAGGAGGGATAACTATCTCGACTACTAATCTCAACCTAACTGCTGGCAGTGTAGTTAATGCTAGTACCTTTGGTCAAGGAAATGCTGGAGATATCACAATTGATACTGGTACTCTGACTCTGAGCAATGGAGGGGAAATTAATAGTGATACCTCTGGTCAAGGGAATGCTGGTTTGATTAATATTATCGCTAGCGATACTATCATTATTGATGGTGTAGATTCTGAGGGCGATGATAGTGATGTTACCAGTGAGGTCAATTCAGAAGGAGTGGGAGATGCTGGAGATATCACCATTGATACTGGTACTCTGATTTTGAGCAATGGAGGGGAAATTGAAACTGATACCTCTGGTGAAGGAAATGCTGGAGATATCATAATTGATACTGGTACTCTGACTCTGAGCAATGGAGGAGAACTTAATAGTGATACCTCTGGTCAAGGGAATGCAGGTTCAATCAATATTACCGCTAGGGATACCATCACTATTGATGGTGTAGATTCTGGGGGCGATGATAGTGATGTTACCAGTGAGGTCAATTCAGAAGGAGTGGGAGATGCTGGAGATATCACCATTGATACTGGTACTCTGATTCTGAGCAATGGAGGGGGAATTGAAACTGATACCTCTGGTGAAGGAAATGCCGGTTCGATTAATATTACCGCTACTGGAGATCTTACTATTGATGGTGAAGATTCAGAAGGTATTCCTAGTGGTGCTACTAGTCTGGTTGATACAGGGGGAGTAGGAGATGCTGGAGGAGTAACCATCTCTACTACTAATCTTAATCTGACTAATGGGGGACGAGTTTCTGCCAGTACTTTTGGTCAAGGTGATGCGGGAAATGTAACCATCGATGCCACAGAATCTATCTTCATCAGTGGAGCAATTGAAGGCTCTCGCAGTGGCATATCCGCTAATGCCCTAATCAATAATGGCAATGGCGGTAATGTAAATGTGTTTACCGAGCAACTAACTATTGCTAATGGTGGCACAATTGAAGCCAGTAATTTTGACAATATAGGAGAACGAACTCCAGGTACGGGAGAACCAGGAAATATTTTGATTGAAGCCAATAATCTTGATTTAGTAGATACAGCTAGAATTGAGGCTGCTACTCAAGCTGAAATTGGTAATAGTGCCAATATTAATCTCCAAGTTGACGATACGATCACTCTAGAGGATAGCAGTTTTATTTCGGCTCAAGCTTTCAATAATGCCAATGGCGGTAATTTAACTATTGATACTAATTTTCTAGTTGCTTTTCCCGATGGCAATAACGATATTATCGCCAATGCCCAACAAGGGAATGGGGGTAATATTAATATTACTGCTGAGTCTTTATTTGGTATTGCAGAACGTCCTTTAAATCCCAACACTAACGATATCAATGCCTCTTCAGAGTTTGGTTTAGATGGTAGCATTTCTATTTTTACGCCCGATATCAATGCGATTCAAACCGATCTTGTATTACCTAATAACCTAGTGGAATCAGAAGAAACTGTGGCTCAAGCTTGTCAAAACGATCGCATTTCGGGAAAATCTAGTGGTTTAACGATTCAAGGTAAAGGCGGTATTCCTCCCCAACCAACAGAACCCATTGACTCGGAAGCTATATTAGTTCAGGGAAAAATCACCACCTCTAAGCCACCAGTTCAAGCTCCAGATATCCCACCCTTGGGATCTAATATGGGAAATATTCTTCCAGCTAGGGGGATCATCAAAACTGAAGATGGTCAAATTATTTTAACTGCCTATTCTACAGACCAGCTCGATACCCGTACTCCTCATATTTCCCCTAATTGCAGATAA